One segment of Megachile rotundata isolate GNS110a chromosome 4, iyMegRotu1, whole genome shotgun sequence DNA contains the following:
- the cic gene encoding putative transcription factor capicua isoform X3, which translates to MLTAHSEMHEKRGDPLGGGQYGTGGGGGGSSIDEKSIPEQPPPPPAPPQRDPSDPTISAKKLPKKRKFDPSELEEMDKTSNVTSNINNMVNIRAPNMPLGQSGLVQQSTIATRQSPQQQESDCYQVSSAHSVVVLPPQSTAVDYSVREEPLRSHPRPATVAIDLSEWRDHRVLALRDSYYYPGVIRNVVQGEIYIEFDGERKLMRYTDVLGAGRYDVIGDASPSAGQVTLDAKVCIKCPTSNNHIDTATVFVKGTVCKILTKPKRFVVKIPREDDQSDHYIVKRADLRLVQPPWWDELEEGLEDCDSSRVEGIEHGYRNSSEAPTAVPILQLHHTPHHTSHISTHSDTSGYYRTTGTSPLMTLGTSAHSATTALSNGSRPYDDLESEDDLDREDITFPSDADAKLSGSSKRSSMQSRGSTSSLVEQRSITPRSQAATPRSQAATPHRYKKGDVVTTPSGVRKKFNGKQWRRLCSKEGCSKESQRRGYCSRHLSLKGSGLRGPTNTFPGSRMDGEETSRDSDTSPNYGDRRIAGRFDQDETEAANMLVSLGSSRSATPAFSSPTGQSSISPCINQSPVPPLGLNQNNVFMPISSPAHHAAPLISPGAKWKHSPTQSTFLTQYQQQVIKPEPNRVVRSNRPAPTAPVPPASIGASVIRISPVSRGISGPNLTLSWSEQSPPPRHPSVVTTIAQQQQGIILQHALTTNNGFPSHSEIPEQNPQILKPSHSPHMPPLSAPTPQNLTLLHKPLEQPVDYAQPQPQSQPIYVMQHQHEKKYLVIKSNMDVPAAGHITNPDDKYRSGLMNHLGQLPASLHQTQCQPPQSPAVSSVHVDKLSVLQQASKIATHASTHMDMQRTQPPPTSVVMTTTTEASNPPTPTSVFQHVIVQPGHLVQIPKTQPSREENSKNNGVLYGSHDVPPAYQPHPPSLLNNAVRNWKKAFSWQTTVLDQAEVSPPPSALSPPLSAPPIPISMSTPGEDGSAPGPDPITPAEEEDDDVFEAEPTTPAEVETSANKRRSQSLSALHSKEPQSPLKTKDRIRRPMNAFMIFSKRHRAVVHQRHPNQDNRTVSKILGEWWYALGPEEKQKYHDLASEVKEAHFKAHPDWKWCSKDRRKSSTTSFKGSESRGKLNSTGEDTDMGPPTDDVPLTPRATDEITVPVTTVYNEAPTIEVINQSHTHRIMEMPLQVETTESDIKQDEDGNASDEDQMVICEDPQPEIDLKCKDKLTDSDNDVQDEDGEKKCYTQSRFSPVSGQKREAMNVKQEVTCRPKPIKARIPSTGIETTTKYHHSSMDKGGTVSVLSSTYPYHSPVNPTGVSGFQPTGGAFITMPISPKVIKPEPVKNEQQYSTQYSMSNLVASIHENGRNMPKFTAAPVLHSQGSQYLGPTPPHPRMYCGFHIPISDAGNRNISSQGLISNNKMETQSVIVSKSYSVSTTPSTTSNYRGIGHPIARLAEPEKNENQVGNNHAQFYVTNVKSEQERKDTVNILLPVVNDKHKQPSTPHTPHTPLSNHANEVPTNKSYSIDETQNNDVGPSKGPFMLAPTPAQLGRAPLQRRQSMAMPPTSNAGDHGPLTSQHCDNRPQTSISQATEQMQQQNFSESHASPSPSTKKGSFFKKNVEDGMDRVLEQVNFQEKFSSLPEFKPEDIQSPSAITINTAGSSGHSSVVTSGLHSSNLQSSMQMQSYRKKSTQGPHRPTINEDDIESDTSVSATPKSTSSVKLTGNTFFGPDFNVDAYRTNSDLVDVDASSPRTPKTPGGGAGNSVGIGRNENERGHRKVLEQRRHLVMQLFQECGYFPSTQATTTFQAKHSDIFPNKTSLQLKIREVRQKLKANSTPMSANSLVSPLPVSEPSPNVTGPLTAPPTSMGAPHSLPVSSSGS; encoded by the exons ATGCTGACTGCTCATTCTGAGATGCACGAGAAACGGGGGGATCCCCTTGGAGGCGGACAATATGGAACAGGCGGGGGTGGCGGCGGCAGTTCGATTGACGAAAAATCTATTCCAGAACAGCCACCCCCGCCCCCGGCGCCTCCACAGAGGGATCCATCGGATCCAACGATAAGTGCTAAGAAACTTCCAAAGAAACGAAAGTTTGATCCATCGGAACTCGAGGAGATGGATAAAACTAGCAATGTAACGAGCAACATCAACAATATGGTGAACATACGGGCGCCGAATATGCCACTCGGTCAATCAGGTTTAGTTCAACAGTCAACCATAGCGACACGGCAATCTCCGCAGCAGCAAGAATCCGATTGTTATCAA GTATCCTCGGCACATTCGGTGGTAGTTCTACCACCCCAAAGTACAGCAGTGGATTATTCTGTTCGAGAAGAACCATTACGTTCTCATCCTCGGCCTGCTACTGTTGCTATTGATCTCAGTGAGTGGCGCGACCACAGAGTGTTAGCTTTAAgggattcatattattatccggGTGTTATTCGTAACGTTGTCCAAGGAGAGATTTACATAGAGTTTGACGGGGAAAGGAAACTGATGCGTTACACGGACGTTTTGGGTGCGGGAAGGTACGATGTGATAGGTGATGCTAGCCCGTCGGCAGGGCAGGTGACTTTAGATGCGAAAGTTTGTATTAAATGTCCAACGTCAAACAATCATATTGACACGGCTACAGTGTTTGTAAAGGGGACAGTGTGCAAGATTCTAACAAAACCCAAGCGTTTTGTTGTTAAAATACCAAGGGAAGATGATCAGAGTGATCATTATATTGTGAAACGTGCGGATTTACGATTAGTCCAACCACCGTGGTGGGACGAACTGGAAGAAGGGCTGGAAGACTGTGATTCTTCGAGGGTTGAAGGAATTG AACATGGCTATCGAAATTCTTCAGAAGCTCCAACAGCAGTGCCAATTTTACAGCTCCATCATACACCTCACCATACATCTCATATATCAACTCATAGCGACACAAGTGGTTATTACAGAACGACTGGTACTAGTCCGCTCATGACTTTAGGCACTTCTGCACATTCTGCCACTACAGCGTTAAGTAATGGAAGCCGACCGTATGATGATTTAGAAAGTGAAGATGACTTAGATAGGGAAGATATTACATTCCCTTCGGATGCAG ATGCAAAATTGTCAGGGAGTAGTAAAAGGAGCAGTATGCAAAGTCGAGGAAGTACCAGTAGTCTAGTTGAGCAGCGCAGTATAACTCCTCGTTCTCAAGCAGCCACGCCCAG ATCTCAGGCGGCAACGCCACATAGATATAAAAAAGGTGATGTAGTGACTACACCAAGTGGAGTTAGGAAGAAATTCAATGGTAAACAGTGGCGTAGACTTTGTAGCAAAGAAGGATGTTCCAAAGAAAGTCAGCGCAGAGGATACTGTTCTCGTCATCTTAGTTTGAAAGGATCTGGTCTCAGGGGTCCAACAAATACTTTTCCTGG TAGTAGGATGGATGGTGAAGAAACATCTAGAGATTCTGATACCTCTCCAAATTATGGAGACAGGAGAATTGCTGGTCGGTTTGATCAGGATGAAACCGAAGCTGCTAATATGCTTG TGTCTTTGGGAAGTTCTAGATCAGCAACGCCAGCCTTTTCATCGCCAACAGGACAATCTTCAATATCTCCTTGTATTAACCAGTCTCCAGTACCACCTTTGGGTCTTAATCAAAACAACGTGTTTATGCCAATTTCAAGTCCTGCACATCATGCGGCTCCATTAATCTCGCCTGGTGCGAAATGGAAACATTCACCTACTCAATCTACTTTTCTCACCCAGTATCAACAGCAAGTTATAAAACCTGAACCTAATAGAGTGGTTAGATCGAATCGACCAGCTCCAACTGCTCCTGTTCCCCCTGCTAGTATAGGAGCAAGTGTGATAAGAATCTCTCCTGTGAGTCGTGGTATATCTGGACCTAATTTAACTTTATCGTGGTCGGAACAAAGCCCACCACCGCGACACCCATCGGTTGTGACGACTATAGCTCAACAACAGCAAGGCATCATTCTTCAACATGCGCTCACGACAAACAACGGTTTTCCAAGTCATTCTGAAATTCCAGAACAAAATCCGCAAATATTAAAACCATCTCATTCGCCTCATATGCCACCATTGTCTGCACCAACGCCACAAAACTTGACTCTTCTGCATAAGCCTCTGGAACAGCCAGTTGACTATGCGCAACCTCAGCCTCAAAGCCAGCCAATTTATGTGATGCAACATCAACACGAAAAAAAGTATCTTGTGATAAAAAGTAATATGGATGTACCTGCAGCAGGGCATATAACTAATCCAGATGATAAATACAGATCAGGATTAATGAATCATTTAGGTCAACTTCCAGCATCGTTACATCAAACGCAATGTCAGCCACCACAGTCACCTGCTGTCTCATCCGTCCATGTCGATAAATTATCCGTTCTACAGCAA gCAAGTAAAATTGCTACACACGCATCCACACATATGGATATGCAAAGAACACAACCACCACCTACGAGCGTTGTAATGACAACTACCACTGAAGCTTCGAATCCACCTACTCCAACAAGTGTCTTCCAACACGTAATTGTACAACCCGGACATTtggttcaaattccaaaaacgcaACCATCCAGAgaagaaaattcgaaaaacaATGGAGTCCTGT ATGGCAGCCACGATGTTCCTCCTGCATACCAGCCCCATCCCCCATCATTACTGAACAATGCAGTGCGCAACTGGAAAAAAG CTTTTTCCTGGCAGACGACGGTATTGGATCAAGCAGAAGTGAGTCCCCCACCATCCGCACTGAGTCCACCTTTGAGTGCACCTCCGATTCCAATAAGTATGAGTACACCTGGTGAAGATGGGTCGGCTCCAGGTCCAGATCCTATAACACCCGCCGAAGAAGAGGATGACGATGTTTTTGAAGCGGAACCGACAACGCCCGCAGAAGTTGAGACTAGTGCTAATAAGAGACGCAGTCAATCTCTTAGTGCGCTGCATTCCAAAGAGCCCCAGAGTCCACTTAAA ACTAAAGACAGAATACGTCGGCCAATGAACGCATTTATGATTTTTTCAAAACGACACCGTGCAGTGGTGCACCAGAGACATCCAAATCAAGATAATCGAACAGTGTCTAAAATATTGGGAGAATGGTGGTATGCTTTAGGTCCAGAGGAGAAACAGAAATATCATGATCTTGCATCAGAGGTGAAAGAAGCACATTTTAAAGCACATCCCGACTGGAAATGGTGTAGTAAAGATAGACGGAAATCTTCGACTACGAGCTTTAAGGGTAGTGAATCTCGAGGGAAATTGAACAGTACCGGAGAAGATACGGACATGGGACCACCAACAGATGATGTACCATTAACGCCAAGAGCTACCGACGAAATTACTGTTCCCGTTACTACTGTATATAACGAAGCTCCCACGATCGag GTTATAAATCAGTCACATACGCATCGGATAATGGAAATGCCTTTACAAGTCGAAACAACAGAGTCAGATATAAAACAAGATGAAGATGGTAATGCATCGGACGAAGATCAAATGGTCATCTGTGAAGACCCACAACCTGAAATAGATTTGAAATGCAAAGATAAATTAACGGACAGCGACAATGATGTACAAGATGAAGATGGTGAAAAGAAATGTTACACGCAGTCACGATTCTCGCCTGTGAGTGGTCAAAAGAGGGAAGCGATGAATGTTAAACAAGAAGTTACCTGTAGGCCTAAACCCATTAAAG CACGAATACCTTCAACAGGTATTGAAACCACGACAAAGTATCATCACTCTTCTATGGATAAAGGGGGAACGGTGTCTGTTTTATCAAGCACGTACCCTTACCATAGTCCTGTCAACCCAACTGGAGTATCAGGTTTTCAACCAACCGGCGGAGCATTCATAACTATGCCAATATCTCCAAAAGTCATTAAACCGGAACCAGTAAAAAATGAACAACAATACAGTACTCAATACAGCATGAGCAATCTGGTAGCAAGCATTCACGAAAATGGAAGGAATATGCCTAAATTTACAGCTGCCCCGGTTTTACATTCT CAGGGATCGCAGTATCTTGGTCCAACACCGCCACATCCCCGGATGTATTGTGGATTCCATATACCCATCTCCG atGCTGGCAATCGCAACATATCTTCACAAGgtttaatttctaataataagatGGAAACACAAAGTGTCATTGTGAGCAAATCTTACTCGGTTTCGACGACACCATCCACTACGTCGAATTATCGAGGGATTGGTCATCCGATAGCACGGCTTGCCGAACCTGAAAAGAATGAGAATCAAGTAGGAAACAATCATGCTCAGTTTTATG TAACCAATGTAAAATCTGAGCAAGAAAGGAAAGATACGGTTAATATCCTGCTACCTGTTGTGAATGATAAACATAAACAGCCATCTACACCACACACTCCTCATACGCCTCTCAGTAATCATGCTAATGAAGTTCCCACTAATAAATCATATTCCATAGATGAAACCCAAAATAATGATGTTGGTCCAAGTAAAGGTCCTTTTATGCTTGCTCCAACTCCAGCACAACTTGGCCGTGCGCCATTACAAAGGAGACAATCAATGG CAATGCCTCCCACATCGAATGCAGGAGACCATGGGCCTTTGACGTCTCAACATTGTGACAATCGTCCACAAACAAGCATATCTCAAGCCACAGAACAGATGCAACAACAAAATTTCTCAGAATCTCATGCTTCGCCTTCACCTTCTACCAAAAAAGGGTCTTTCTTTAAGAAAAATGTTGAGGATGGAATGGACAG AGTTCTTGAGCAAGtgaattttcaagaaaaattcTCGTCTCTACCGGAGTTTAAACCAGAAGATATACAAAGTCCAAGTGCAATCACTATCAATACAGCGGGTTCGTCTGGTCACAGTTCAGTAGTAACATCCGGTTTACATTCATCAAACTTACAATCGTCAATGCAAATGCAAAGTTACCGCAAAAAGTCTACACAAGGACCTCATAGGCCCACAA TAAATGAGGACGATATCGAATCAGATACATCAGTGTCTGCTACTCCAAAATCAACTTCCAGTGTCAAATTGACGGGAAACACGTTCTTTGGTCCAGATTTTAACGTCGATGCTTACCGAACTAACTCCGATTTAGTAGACGTTGACGCTAGTTCTCCCAGGACGCCAAAGACTCCTGGGGGTGGTGCTGGAAATTCGGTGGGAATAGGTAGAAACGAAAATGAACGGGGCCACAGAAAGGTGTTGGAACAACGTCGACATCTTGTGATGCAATTGTTTCAAGAATGTGGTTATTTTCCTTCGACTCAGGCTACTACAACTTTTCAAGCTAAACATTCAGATATATTTCCTAATAAGACAAGTTTGCAATTGAAGATCAGGGAAGTCAGACAAAAATTGAAAGCTAATTCAACACCTATGAGTGCTAACAGTCTGGTTAGTCCGTTACCTGTTTCTGAACCTTCACCCAATGTGACTG GACCATTGACTGCTCCTCCTACATCGATGGGAGCTCCACATTCACTGCCTGTAAGCAGTAGTGGTAGCTAG